In Juglans regia cultivar Chandler chromosome 13, Walnut 2.0, whole genome shotgun sequence, the following proteins share a genomic window:
- the LOC108982736 gene encoding uncharacterized protein LOC108982736, whose translation MDTTSFVRNRYWVLRHGKSIPNEKGLIVSSMENGTRAEFQLASEGVQQAELAGELFLKALKANNIPLENVRISYSPFSRASHTSKVVASMLNLPFKGPQCKAMEDLRERFFGPSLELTSHDKYQEVWALDEKDPFMRRDGGESVNDVASRLSKAMATMESEFLGCAVLIVSHGDTLQILQTLLLNAVKQSMASSGNDLAERVEAVTVPSILSQHRKFALLTGELRAVI comes from the exons ATGGATACGACGTCGTTCGTGCGCAACAGATACTGGGTTCTGAGGCACGGCAAGAGCATTCCAAACGAGAAAGGCCTTATTGTCTCATCCATG GAAAATGGTACGCGTGCTGAATTTCAATTGGCATCTGAAGGGGTTCAGCAAGCAGAGTTGGCTGGAGAGTTATTTCTAAAG GCACTAAAGGCAAATAACATACCGCTTGAAAATGTCCGCATTTCTTACTCTCCCTTTTCAAGAGCAAGCCACACTTCTAAGGTTGTTGCATCCATGTTGAATCTTCCATTTAAAGGTCCTCAATGTAAG GCGATGGAAGATCTTCGAGAACGCTTCTTTGGTCCTTCACTAGAACTTACGTCACATGATAAA TATCAAGAGGTATGGGCTCTTGATGAAAAAGATCCGTTCATGCGGCGAGATGGTGGGGAAAGTGTTAATGATGTTGCTTCTAGGCTTTCAAAAGCTATGGCAACTATGGAGTCAGAATTTCTGGG ATGCGCAGTGTTAATTGTCAGCCATGGGGATACTCTGCAAATCCTGCAGACGCTACTCCTCAATGCGGTTAAGCAGAGCATGGCATCCAGTGGTAATGACTTGGCAGAGAGAGTTGAAGCAGTTACAGTGCCTTCTATCTTGTCACAGCACCGGAAATTTGCCCTCCTCACTGGAGAGCTCCGTGCAGTTATATGA